A part of Myxococcales bacterium genomic DNA contains:
- a CDS encoding methionyl-tRNA formyltransferase, with amino-acid sequence MARIAFFGTPVFALPALKQLHKFCLEHGHELSMVVTQPDRQQGRGQKLSPPSVKILATKLHLPVFQPAFLKKSSLEGEQFFQHFLAAHIDLAVVVAYGKIIPQRFLSSSHLGFINIHGSLLPKFRGAAPIQRSLECGDHKTGVCLMDMVLKMDEGDIIDVAQTPIIASDTSETLFRRLSHLGAHLLYRRIDDILSQKIHKTPQNDDEATYAAMIKKEEGLLDFSQSGRNLVLKSRAFDPWPGSYAFLDKKRIKFFEAFFIETTVHHELSPGTIIVTSPFLGVKTVDGILYFQRIQLEGKSILPANKALQNLNIQLCRTKIDF; translated from the coding sequence ATGGCGCGCATTGCTTTTTTTGGCACTCCTGTTTTTGCATTGCCAGCATTAAAACAACTTCACAAATTTTGCCTAGAACATGGCCATGAACTATCGATGGTAGTAACTCAACCAGACAGACAACAAGGACGAGGGCAAAAACTTTCTCCTCCATCGGTAAAAATTTTGGCGACTAAACTTCATCTCCCTGTTTTTCAGCCAGCTTTTCTTAAAAAAAGTTCTTTAGAAGGTGAACAATTTTTTCAACACTTTCTTGCAGCTCATATAGATTTAGCTGTTGTTGTCGCTTACGGAAAAATAATTCCACAACGATTTTTGTCCTCCTCGCATTTGGGTTTTATAAATATTCATGGTTCATTACTGCCCAAATTCAGAGGAGCAGCTCCAATACAAAGGTCTTTGGAGTGTGGTGATCACAAAACAGGTGTGTGCCTAATGGATATGGTGCTTAAAATGGATGAAGGCGATATTATCGATGTCGCTCAAACACCCATCATTGCATCTGACACTTCAGAAACCTTGTTCCGTCGGCTTTCACATTTGGGCGCTCACCTTCTTTATCGCAGGATAGATGATATCCTTTCCCAAAAAATTCATAAAACCCCCCAAAATGATGACGAAGCTACCTATGCAGCTATGATCAAAAAGGAAGAAGGACTTTTGGATTTTTCTCAATCGGGACGCAACTTGGTTCTAAAAAGCCGCGCCTTTGATCCCTGGCCAGGCTCCTATGCTTTTCTTGATAAAAAAAGAATAAAATTCTTTGAAGCTTTTTTTATCGAAACCACCGTTCACCATGAACTCTCTCCTGGTACTATCATCGTCACTTCTCCTTTTTTAGGCGTAAAAACTGTTGATGGAATTTTATATTTTCAAAGAATTCAGCTGGAAGGAAAGAGTATTTTGCCCGCTAATAAGGCTTTGCAAAATTTAAATATCCAGCTCTGCCGTACAAAAATTGATTTTTAA
- a CDS encoding 3'(2'),5'-bisphosphate nucleotidase CysQ, producing MDLQKELNIAKQLAREAGKIALEKQSKLIVKQKPLGQGPVSNADQIIDDFISQELKKFFPKDQIISEESYQEETVNKLGRVWFVDPIDGTASYIAGLDDFVIMIGLMINGKTSLGVIYQPTSGIMWSALSNGENRECVREHGNKQKIITPGHWAKNNHQLRIITSRTFRSNRQEQFIKTIDPSLIIRRGSFGLKAMLVLDGVADIYLCWSKRIKLWDSCAPHAIIQAAGGCMVHLDNSPLDFKDGINHQRSILISSHKLEDSLMLLLRNIEQG from the coding sequence ATGGATTTACAAAAAGAGCTTAATATTGCCAAACAACTTGCCCGTGAAGCCGGAAAAATCGCGCTTGAAAAACAATCAAAACTGATTGTCAAACAAAAACCTTTGGGGCAAGGACCCGTTTCTAATGCTGATCAAATTATCGATGATTTTATTTCACAAGAACTAAAAAAATTTTTTCCAAAAGACCAAATCATCAGCGAAGAAAGTTATCAGGAAGAGACGGTCAATAAGCTTGGGAGGGTCTGGTTTGTCGATCCCATTGACGGCACTGCAAGTTATATCGCGGGACTCGATGATTTTGTCATTATGATAGGACTGATGATCAATGGCAAAACCTCGCTTGGCGTAATCTATCAACCCACGAGTGGTATCATGTGGAGCGCTTTGAGCAATGGAGAAAATCGCGAATGTGTGCGAGAGCACGGTAATAAACAAAAAATTATAACACCAGGCCACTGGGCAAAAAATAATCATCAACTTCGTATCATCACCTCTCGCACCTTTCGCTCTAATCGGCAAGAGCAATTTATCAAGACCATAGATCCTTCCCTCATTATTCGGCGAGGTTCGTTTGGATTAAAAGCAATGCTGGTTTTAGATGGAGTAGCCGATATTTATCTATGTTGGAGCAAGCGCATAAAATTGTGGGATAGCTGCGCGCCTCACGCTATCATTCAGGCCGCTGGGGGATGTATGGTTCACCTCGATAACAGCCCTCTCGACTTCAAAGATGGAATTAATCATCAACGCTCAATCTTAATAAGCAGCCATAAACTCGAAGACTCTCTCATGCTATTGCTGAGAAATATTGAACAAGGTTAA
- a CDS encoding peroxiredoxin gives MYTLIQKPAPDFSAEAVLQSGDFKEITLSSFRDKKYVALFFYPLDFTFVCPSEIIAFSKRTQAFEALNTQILGISVDSKFSHYAWRNTPLEKGGIGAIDFPLISDITKEISRDYGVLVNDSVALRGTFIIDMKGIVRHATLNDLPIGRNVDETLRVIEALQHTEKHGEVCPAGWTKGKQSMKPDAGGVAAYLANNAQSL, from the coding sequence ATGTACACCCTGATTCAAAAGCCTGCCCCAGATTTTAGTGCTGAAGCTGTACTTCAGAGCGGAGACTTTAAAGAGATCACTCTCTCAAGTTTTCGCGATAAAAAATACGTTGCACTTTTCTTTTATCCTCTCGATTTTACATTTGTTTGTCCTTCGGAAATCATCGCGTTTTCTAAGCGCACTCAAGCCTTTGAAGCACTTAACACTCAGATTCTTGGTATCTCAGTTGATTCTAAATTTTCACACTATGCTTGGCGCAATACGCCGCTTGAAAAGGGAGGAATTGGAGCCATCGATTTTCCTTTGATTTCTGATATTACTAAAGAAATTTCACGCGATTACGGTGTATTGGTCAATGATTCTGTAGCGCTGCGCGGAACATTTATTATCGACATGAAAGGTATCGTACGCCACGCCACTCTCAATGATTTACCGATCGGCAGAAATGTTGACGAAACTTTGCGCGTTATCGAGGCACTGCAGCACACTGAAAAACATGGAGAGGTGTGCCCTGCAGGATGGACCAAAGGCAAGCAAAGCATGAAACCAGATGCTGGCGGAGTAGCTGCTTATTTGGCAAATAACGCTCAATCACTATAA
- a CDS encoding GNAT family N-acetyltransferase: MALKEKIAIKSQSRIEVKLRPLKPEDHERVSFWLMQPFIIERSFVVPAPRCIPKDFFTKKYAYRCMDLLLDDLTHRSFAIIYNKKHVGNVGFKNVDLEQKKAECFIEIGDKRSRQKGVAQKAMELLLAFGVRVLKLKMVELEVLEFNVAAIKIYKKLGFQSLNSCLWHYDEFGIYWKVLRMRLKL, translated from the coding sequence ATGGCGCTAAAAGAAAAGATTGCTATAAAAAGTCAAAGTAGAATTGAGGTTAAACTGCGCCCACTAAAGCCAGAAGATCACGAACGTGTTAGCTTCTGGCTGATGCAGCCTTTCATTATTGAAAGAAGTTTTGTTGTTCCTGCTCCTCGTTGTATACCTAAAGATTTTTTCACAAAAAAATATGCATATCGCTGTATGGATTTATTGTTAGATGATTTAACCCATCGTAGTTTTGCTATTATTTACAACAAAAAACACGTAGGAAATGTCGGATTTAAGAATGTTGATTTAGAACAGAAAAAAGCAGAATGTTTCATTGAAATCGGAGATAAAAGATCTCGACAAAAGGGGGTAGCTCAAAAGGCTATGGAACTTTTATTAGCCTTTGGAGTACGAGTATTAAAATTAAAAATGGTGGAACTTGAGGTTTTAGAATTTAATGTTGCAGCTATAAAGATCTATAAAAAGTTAGGTTTTCAAAGCCTTAACTCTTGTCTTTGGC